AGACTTCAGACTAGAATTTGTTAAGTCGGCGGAGGCAATAAGAACACAAGAGCATGGATAAACTAAGGAAACACACCTGGAAGTGAACGTGTGCAGCAAATACAATGCAAACTGCTTGAAATGGCAATTGCTTTGAAAAGCAGCAATACATAAAGCAGCTAAAACTGAGCTACATGGAATCAGGAAGCGGAAATCTTGTCAGGCATAAGCGGTTGACTTTAGTTCTTTGTAGTGAAGCAACCATAAATGTTCCTTTATCCCTGTTATTcatcattaatatatatttatatgtattttaattggtttCTGCATGCAAAACTGTCAtcgtaaaactataaaaatgtcttgtgttagcatgtttgactttttggaaaaaatgaattGGATTTTTGTATGGGAAAAACTGATTTGGTTAAAGTTATACTATAAGTTTCAGAGTCTGACCTGGAACATATTCATGATGCTACCAAAGTTTGCAGTGTCCGGCCACCCCTAAAACCAGGGGCCCTCAATTACATTAGGTCAATGGGCCGTTTAATAATATGCAAGTGGTTTGGTTGGCGGGTCCTTATGCGTCCCGTGGGCCACCTATTGAGGACCACTGCTTTAAACTTGGCCAAGTGCCAATTTTCTCCTTTTGTTTGTAATTGTATGACCTTTTAGTTGATGATACTGATAAGTTTGTGTTTATAAAagcctttttattatttcaacattGGCTTGTGTTAAAGCTGATGTATGAAAGCagctttttatctgtttttatggATACTCTAACAAGAACTGTATACATCATTTGCCACTTTATACATTGATTTGCAGTGGTGTAAATTGTATCATGTAAATTGTAGTAGTATtgatagtataataataataataataataataataataataataataataataataataataataataataataataataataataataataataataataatttatgccagcaattattaattattaattaataataaaataatgaacaacTAACCTGTgtaaatagtttttaacattttctaatCAAAGTGCTAATTTTAAAGGCATAACTTCCGTATAGTTCTTATTGTATTGTACATAATTATGATATTAAGGTACTGGGTGCATGCTGGGCTCACCGCTGGTGTTCCAAATAGCGTTGGTTTGGTTCTTGTATCCGTTCTTCATGCATTCATCCACGTAGGATTTGGGGTCGCATCCCGACATGAGGATCTCCCTGAGGAGGGCGATGTAAGCGATGGCCAGCCTCAGGGTGTCTATCTTGGACAGGCGCTTCTCGTAGGGAAAGGTCGGGACGTGACAGCGGAGCTCCTCAAAGGCGGAATTGATGCTCAGCATCCTTTTTCTCTCCCGGATGTTGGCGGCGTGCCTCTGCACCTTGTAGGGCTGATGGGACACCAGCCTGCGCGCCCTTTGGCGCTTGGCCACGTCCACGGAGTCGTCCACGGAGAAACCGTCCGTGTCTACACAGACTCCCGCGCCGGGGGACTGCACGTCGAGGTCCGTGAAGGTGAGCTGGGCCTCCGGGAACATGGACTGACAGCCCAGGGAGGACCAGGGGGACAGCTGGTCGCTGGCTGCTGTGCAGTCCAGCAGGAACGTGTCCAGCTGAGTTTGGAACTGAATGTTCTGGTCCATCTGACCCCAAAAGGCAAAATCTGTGGCACCATCTTGCTCTAAATCAAACAGCACGTCCTCCATCATTCAATGTAGATGTTGCCACTGCGCCGGGAGGTTGTTGTtgatggtggacaagtggtgagGTGCCTCAAACTGCACATTAAATACTTCCAGGGCCTCCATGTTTCTGCTCTGTTCTCAAGTCTGAAAGGAGCCTTTTAAGAACTCTTTACCCCTCCTTGCATAtcgctatttaaaaaaaagcaattacAAAAGGATCTTGATCTCCAGATGACAACAAGAAGGAAAAACACGTGTCCAATTatagaatccccccccccccacacacacacacccaccccctTGCTGAAGTCTGCTAATATTGACAAAACACTTACTTTCTATTTACGTACTTACTACAGCTTATTATAAGGCGCCTCTGAATGGATGTTTGTATCTATTTATACattaatttactgtatttatttattgtattcattAATCTGTTGGATCCATTCAGTATATTGCATTAGTTCTATTTATTAATCTTTATTAATCTCTTTATTAATCTCctctattaatttattttatctacCGAACTGTGATGT
This is a stretch of genomic DNA from Doryrhamphus excisus isolate RoL2022-K1 chromosome 9, RoL_Dexc_1.0, whole genome shotgun sequence. It encodes these proteins:
- the LOC131135961 gene encoding pancreas transcription factor 1 subunit alpha, with translation MEDVLFDLEQDGATDFAFWGQMDQNIQFQTQLDTFLLDCTAASDQLSPWSSLGCQSMFPEAQLTFTDLDVQSPGAGVCVDTDGFSVDDSVDVAKRQRARRLVSHQPYKVQRHAANIRERKRMLSINSAFEELRCHVPTFPYEKRLSKIDTLRLAIAYIALLREILMSGCDPKSYVDECMKNGYKNQTNAIWNTSDLTARLSWIKWD